The Theobroma cacao cultivar B97-61/B2 chromosome 1, Criollo_cocoa_genome_V2, whole genome shotgun sequence genome contains the following window.
aaaaatcaCAACATTAAGCAAAGCTTGACCCCACACGTCCTTCTATCCCCTTCATTCACTTGGGAATGATGCTGAGAGACTTTCCGGTACACAAATTGTCTGCCTTCCTTTCAAGTTTCATCAGctataatttaaaaacaaaaaaaaaaattgaaaagccttaaaaaagaaaaggattgGTAGAGGGGGTGGCTAGGAGCACGTGAAGGCTTTGGTTCTTGGAATTTAACTACAAAAAACGTCCATTGTGCTATAACTGTCTAAAGCAATGCACAGTATATAACAAGcagagaggaaagaaaaaaagggcaTGGATTGTGAAGTAAgcaaagcaaagaaaagagGAGGGCTAGAAAATGATTGGGTCCTTCCTCCTTAGGGAAATTAGAAAGAAATTAAGCGGTGCCCAACAGACAAGTGATATATAATTTCAGGGGTAGAACGTGCCAACATGTGATGGCTAAGTTTTGCAGAGCGAAAACGTGACCtccccttttctctttctttgtgCAGAGAGAGAACTGGATTCGAAGTGAATGCTACTGATTCCATGATGAGCTCACTTTCCAGTTAAACAAGTTGGCCAAATTGATCTGAATTTTCAAAGCTTAGGTAATGTTAACGTGCAGCTGGATTGAGGATGATCTGAAACCCACACCGCCTCCTCATGACAGTTATGGGATATTAATTGTCTCATTGGACCCTCCCTGTTTCATCtattttattagtatttttaAACTAACTTTTAAGGCTAGTAattgttaaaatatattttgcatTGGCAACTTATCAACCTATGCATGCCTAGtcataattctttttttatgtttgaaaAGTAATTAATTCAGAatgttcttataaaaaaaaactcaaatcaagaagtttttttaatttatttaaatatgtaCTATATAACaatcataatttaaaaatgacttTTAAAAGAGAATATGCTTAATTCAAGACAATCAAATCCAAATATGCTACAATCTTAATTAAGAATTCGAATGACAACAAGTCTTAGCTAGGTTAAAGTCTGTTCAtcttatgttgaaaatgattgtttcattatttattttattttttaaatgggtGTAATAGTTTGTTatgattgtaatttttatttgtatatatttacaaatttatcaaaaattgaGTGAAAACGTTTACGTTCATTATGTAATTtattatagaaaaaaatattgaattaagTAATGCAAGTTACTTGGTTTTGTATAATTaggttaattttaaaatagtttattagGGCAATTGTCCATACTTGTTGTGAGCTGGGTCAGGTGGTGACAGCCGGCAACACTAGGGAAACCAAGCCAACGTGTTTAATATCAAGATCCCAAAAAGGAAATATGGTGCTACCAAATTACGTGTATTTTGCTTTAAAGAATTGAAATCTACTTGATAAGGCGCTTTCAAACATGATGGACATTGTTCACAGCACATGAGACACGCGTTCGGAGATTTTGTGTCTGCAGATAGCTGCTTCCACATTCAATTGTATTTAGCCTATCACtgccaaataaaataaaataaaaattaaagaaagataATCAATCATATGAAAAAGTGATTCATAAATTGCCAACTCTATATTGTCAGGCAACCCCCATAAAAATTAGTtacatttcttttccttcagGTGACAACTGGAATTGTGTGCTTTACTATTTGAACATTGTAAGAGAAAAGAGAGGGACACGTACACAATCACCCATGCCAAAGGAAGATTAGGATCTGATCACTGACTATGCTTTGTTTCCAtgtaacaaaaaagaaagttgaTTTTCAATGTCAAGTTatcacaatttaattaaatgattatCTTATACATTGTGGGACgtgatatttaaaaatttcacgagcaattaatattttttttcgaTATAAATTCTATAAATAACTTAGTTAAATGACAAGAAAGTTGATAGAGAAATGGGGTAAATAGTCCTAATTATTAACAACTCTGTCCTTGTCCATTACTTTGATCTTGAAAACAGAAATCTAACTTGATCataaatttgtaatttattgCTAATTCTTTGACAAATGCTCTTTAACAACTCCTAACATTTATCAACAATATTAATTACACTAATTTAGTCAAtttgctttccttttttttatataaaaaaaacaaacaaactgATTTAATTAAAGTTTATATGGGTGGGTTAATTAAACTTACACGTATGTCTACTACaagtataattaattataaccAAATTAATCAGCTACTAAAATAGTATTAAAGAGGGGGAATGCCTCATGAGCCATGCTTAATTAAGTATTTagaaaaattgtaaatttgTAATGGAATAGTAGTATGGTATAAAAATCCAAATCCGCGTGGTGTTAACTCTCGAGTAAAAATCTCAACGGATCCGCCATATCAACCACGTTTCAAAACTGGGGTGCGTTGTTTTCATATCCAAATTtggaaaatcataaaaaaacaaataaatatccTTGCTTATCACGTGCATTAATTACAGGAAATTTCATCTCATACCACGAGAATTGGCCGCCtaccaataaaataaacaaaaaattaaaaaaaaaaattcttcctCCTATATATAAAAGGTTTCCGCCACTTGAAAGCCCTGCGGCCTCTGTTTTTTGTTCgctttgtttttctctcaCAAAGAAAGAAGCTAAAGAGCCCTCTGCTTCTCCCAAAACCGGCCCTCAACTGAGAAAACAACCTTGATTTCTTGAGTGAAAGTTGGAGTCTTCAATGGACTGGGTTCGAGGAGATACCATTGGGTGCGGAAGTTTTGGTACTGTCAATTTGGTATTACCTAAAAAGGGTTTTTCAAAGAGCCCTTCTGTAATGGCTGTCAAGTCTTGTGAAACCATCAAGTCTGTTTCTCTCAAGAGCGAGAAGGAAGTGCTTGATCAACTTGGTTTTTGCCCGCAAATCATCCGTTGTTTTGGCGATGGTTATACACTCGAGAACGGTGAGAGCTTGTATAATCTGTTCTTGGAGTATGCTGATAAGGGAAGCTTGGCTGATCAGGTTAAGAAAAGTGGTGGAAACTTGATAGAATCCGATGTTAGAAGATATGCAAGATCGATACTTAAAGGGTTACTCTTTGTTCATGCCAAGGGGTTTGCTCACTGTGATATTAAAGTTCAAAATGTTCTTTTGTTCGGTAATGGGAATGTCAAGATAACTGATTTTGGATTGGCAAAGAGAATCGGGGAAGAAGAGGGAGATGAACCGAGGAGGATAGAAATCAGGGGAACTCCTCTTAATATCGCGCCAGAGTCGGTTATTGATAATGAGTATGATTCACCTGTGGATATCTGGGCACTTGGGTGTGTCATTGTTGAGATGTTTACAGGGAAACCTGCCTGGAATTTGAAACCAGGAACAAACTTGGCGGCTTTGTTGATTAAAATTGGTGTTAGTGATGAATTGCCTGAAATTCCTGCAGAGTTATCTAAGGATGGAAAAGATTTTCTTGAAAAGTGCTTTGTCAAGGATCCAAATAACAGATGGACCGCTGAGATGCTCCTGGATCATCCTTTTGTGGCTGCTGATGATGAGACTGTTGCACTGGAAGAAGAATCGCCATCTCCAAATTGTTCTTGTGAAGAATTTTCAATGTCACCAAGATGTCCTTTTGATTTTCCAGACTGGGTTTCAACCCAATATACAGCTTCTTCTCAATCAACTTTCCAAGAGAATTCAAGCCTCGTTTCATCGTTTTCGAGTTACGTGTCATCACCTTTGGATCGGATTCATCAATTGGCTTGTCATCAGGCACCCAATTGGTCAGTTTCCGGGAGCTGGATCACCTTGAGgtagaaaaagagaaagtggTTTAATTGCCTTCATCAAATCTGACGGCTCTGATCCAATTGGTTTTCGTTTTTTGGTGGCAATTGGTGatgatttttgtttgtaaatgaTTAGGAAAGCGTAGGCAGACTGACTTTTTTCTGATGAAAAGTTCTGATTGGCTACTCAGATGGCCACAGAGTGTACAGCGAttctttatttgaattttccttgaaataaaaagaaaaattccaATTCCTTTCCCAACAAATATTGAACTTTACTTACGCAGAAAATTAACCCTGAGTTGTTAAGAATTTGTTGGGCTGCTTCAGTTCAAGTTCCAATTCCAATCAAATTTTAcctaatcatcatttttttacgGCGGTCGGTAATTGTTCATCTAACATTGAGATATTCAGTCTAACAATCCGTGTGTTGTATTCTCAAATTCCAACTTTTGACTTGACCCCTCGAGCATATGTGAACATAGACTCCTAAATTTCAAAGAGTAACACATTCATGTGTTTGAACTTCCAAGGACTAATGGGAGAAGGTGAGGAAGAGATGAATCTGCTACTTCTCTTTGATGAAATCATGGTTGACATATTGCAGTCTGAACTGAATTCACGTGTGAAACTCGTGCTTGTTTTCTTGTGGAGCTTATTATTTTGTCCAAACTTCAAATACCAGGCAGGGCAGCCACATAGCCAACCAGCAGGGCAGCTCAAGTCATACAAATCAACTAGTCGAACTTCTAGCTTTGGTGATTGACTGAGATTAATTTAGATTTTTCAATCATGTAACGTAATGTTGATGTCAATATAAAGTTAACcgaatatatatttttacttctttttattttattttaccgTTTCGTTCTTTTATTTAGAATTACATAGTTAATGAACTTTATATACTTAcacattataaatattataattctataataaaaaataaaagagcaaTTCAGTGAAGTATCATTGTCtttcaataaaataacttaataatAGTGAAATGAGTGATAAAGAATTTCCTTGCGTTAAGCAATAATGATTTCTCAACGCCCAGAAGAAGCAAAGAATGTAGGCAGACTGCAGCCTGCCGACACCTCTATCTAGATTGCCCCAACCCAAGCATTTTGTAAAACAACCCGTCGGTGCAGCATAAGTCGTTGGGTGGGACTTTGGGTTGTGGTCTAATGCATGACAAAAGCTAAACTAACTTGCTTTAACCATTTTGTACTCATATCCACACcaaactctttttctttcatttcaaaaGCAAATAAGTAGTAGCAATAATAAGGAATTTAGCAAGTCAATACCAAAACtaaatgttaatattaaaatatatgaacCCATATCAATATGTGGACAGGAGAATGCAAAGTATTAAACTTAACAGCTCATCAGTATTTTGGATCCAATTCCATGCACAAGATTGGCATGCCATACATAAAGAAGAAACGTTTTCCATGAGATTCATATGCTATATATAACATCCAAATGTCATTGCTTCATAACTACGCCCtctatatgtatatatatatttttcttccaaagTTATGATAAAGAATTTATGAAGATCTCCTCACCTAATCATCATGATTCTGGttcatgttgcttttgatTGTCGCCGGTTTGAGTTTTTTGCAAACCTtcctttcatttcatttccttttcttttttttttttgtttgtttttcttatgATTTTCATCTTGGGTTTTCCTTCTTGAACAAGTGATGCGCATTAGTTTGTAGTGGACTTCGGATCATTGCAAGCTGAGACTTTATACTAACTTTGTAGGAGGAAAAGTATAACTGATTAAGAGTGCTGGTTTAATTTATATGGCATTAACATAACATGGACCTCTCCCCTCTGGAATTTGGAATGGATGGTATCTATCTTTGTCACTATGATGACTTTGAACTTTGAGGCAAAGGCTGGCGGCTAATGAAGGCATGGCAAGTGGTTAGTTGGCTACATGGCTAGAAGAGTTTAGGCCCTCAAAAGAGCTGCCCCCACATCCATAAACTGGCATATTCTTTCCGTTTGAACTTAAGGATGCTTTGGTTTCATTACCCACAGAAGAAATCGGAAAATGAAGGTACATGTTTGTAATTGACTCTTTGAGAAATtcaggaaaaaagaaagtgtGGTGAAAATGTTTTATCATCATGTAGACATGCCATGAGGAAAAGGAAACTGCAATTGCCTTGAATGCAGACTTTGTTTTTATTCAGGCAAGTTCCTGGAAGCTCCTTGTCGAAgctgttctttctttctttttaacctTTCTCCAGAGAGTTAGTCCACCACTTCTCCTCTTGTGTATCCAGCTAAAAAGAATGATGGGATTGATTCCAGGCATAGATCAGCAAAGAACATAAACTTGGGTTTCAAAGGTATATGTATGAACAATGGAGCAATTCATGTAGACCACTTGCTGCCTGAAGGGGGTGGGAAATGTCCAAGTTAGGATTCGAAggctctctctctcctttgGTCCAGGCCCCAGTTTTTAATACTTTATGTCAAGTTATGTGAATCAAATGGTCAGAATTATATATGCTTGTTGTTTAGTTCTATAATTGAACTTGAGCTTgatttatatgtatttaacAAATTAATGTAGTTTGAACAAGAAAAAggtgatttatttatttaagctTTTGGATTTATAAAGTCCAAGAACAGTTTGTTATAAATGTGTAAAACTTAATTGTTCAAAATTAAGTATAATATATACACGTTTCATTCCTAAAGTTGATATAATTTCATTATTAAGCTTAAAAGTTAGAAtacattttcatatatttttcattaatatatgaaaaattCTATAAAGATTAAGGTTGAGTTTGCAATTATAATGCATAGTTCAATTTATCTTGGAAAAGTTCGCCGAAACCCGCttaattatatgtatataatttaatgttatcataata
Protein-coding sequences here:
- the LOC18611144 gene encoding mitogen-activated protein kinase kinase kinase YODA; translated protein: MDWVRGDTIGCGSFGTVNLVLPKKGFSKSPSVMAVKSCETIKSVSLKSEKEVLDQLGFCPQIIRCFGDGYTLENGESLYNLFLEYADKGSLADQVKKSGGNLIESDVRRYARSILKGLLFVHAKGFAHCDIKVQNVLLFGNGNVKITDFGLAKRIGEEEGDEPRRIEIRGTPLNIAPESVIDNEYDSPVDIWALGCVIVEMFTGKPAWNLKPGTNLAALLIKIGVSDELPEIPAELSKDGKDFLEKCFVKDPNNRWTAEMLLDHPFVAADDETVALEEESPSPNCSCEEFSMSPRCPFDFPDWVSTQYTASSQSTFQENSSLVSSFSSYVSSPLDRIHQLACHQAPNWSVSGSWITLR